Below is a genomic region from Sutterella megalosphaeroides.
GCGTAGGCCGAAAGCGAAAAGACCGCGAGGAGCACGAACGCTTCGTTCAAGACGCGCTTCAAGCGCGGCCAGTTGCGGTTTCCGTAGTTGTAGCCGATGACGGGCGATACCGCCTCCGAGAGCCCGTAGAAAATGGCGTTGAAGACGTAGCTCGCATACATCGCAACCGTGAGGGCCGCCACGCCGTCGACGCCGAGCGACTTCTGGAAGGCGGAATTGAAAAGAAAGAGCGTCACGGCGTGTGAGAGGTACGCGACCATCTCCGAAACCCCGCTCGTCGCGGCGTTTTTCACGGCCTGCCACTCGGGAACACGGAAGGAAAAGCGCAGCGCCGCGTTCTTTCTGCGGAAGAAGTACCAGGCACACGCCACGCACACCATCCACGAGATCGAGGTCGCCCAGGCGGCGCCCGTCATCCCGAAGCCCATCGGCCCCATGAAGAGAATGTCGAGCACGACGTTCGTGACGCCCGAGGCAATCGAAACGGCAAGGCCTACCTTCGGGAACCCCGCGGTCGTGAAAAAGGTCTGCGCGGCGACGTTCACGAGGAGCGCGGGCATCGTCACGAGCGCCACGTGCTGGTAGGCTTCGGCGTACGGTGCCTCGTCGGGGCCGATTTCGAGGAACACCATGAGTTGGTCGAGAAAGATCCAACCGAGTAAGCCCAGGACCGCCCCGAGAACGGCTTCCGCGATGAAGATCGAACTCAGGGCGCGCTCGGCCCCTTCCTTGTCGCCCGCACCGAGGCGTCGCGCGATGACGGAGGCGCCGCCCGCGGAAAGCATGATCCCGAAGGCCATGAGCACGCTCGACAAGGGCCAGACGAGATTGAGCGCTGCGAGCGCGTTCGTGCCGAGGTAGTGGCTGATGAGGGCGCCGTCCGCGACCATGTAACTCATGATAAAGAGCGACATCCCCATGCGCGGCAACGCAAAGCGAAAAAGCCCCCAGGTCGTGAAGTCGCGGCCGAGCCGCCGTGCGGTTTCGTTCACGAGCGGACCTCCCGCGGGTCGGCTTGAAGCCGGGGATTACAATCGCGTGACGCTCTCACTGTCGCGGTCATGATGACGGGTTCCTCTGTTGTTCGACCGCCGTATTATTGCTGCGTCCCGAGCCCGAGTGCAAACCGGCCGCTTGCCCGAAGCGCCGCGAATTGGGCCGTTTCCTGCCTGTTTCCCTCGCTCCTCTCTTCAGCGGTCGCTTCGAGAAAGGCCCTGACAGCAACGGCCGGGGGCCTTGGATGCGGGCTTAATGGACCCGCAGCGTTGCTCGGTCAAAAACGCCAAGGCCGCTTCTTTTGGAAGTCGGCCGCGCGGTAAGTCGCCGTTGAGTAGAACCGGACGCGCCACGGAACGGTTGCGACACGAGCCGACAGGTCTTCCTCCCTCACCCGCGGGAACGGTCCCTCGCGCCACCACTTCGTGTAGCGGTTTCCGGGTTCCGCCAGGATGGATTCGAAGTCCTTGTCGCGTGCGGTCGGATACTGCTTGAAAAAGTGTCGCCGGAATTCGGTAAGGTACACGGTCTTGCCTTTTTTCCGAGAGGGGCCGCGGGCCACAACCCAATACACGTTTCGGAGCTTCGCGGCTTCTCCGATGGCGTTGTCGATCAGTTGGTCGGCGTAGAAATCCGCCTTTGCAGGATCGGTCCGCCGCACTTCGCCCAATTCTTTCGACCAGAGGGAGAGACTGCATTGTCCGATGTGGCTCATCCTTATCCGGACACGTACCGTCTCGGGACGAATCTCGGGAGTCGCCGCATAGGCCGGCGGATCGAGCAGGTTTTTGAGGCGCGGCAGCCCCGTCGTGACCTGCCAGCGTCCGCGCAACGACTCGGGCATGCACCGCGCGAAGGCGTTGATGTTCCCGGCGTGCTTCGGGTAGCCGCCCGTCGAAAGAATCAAACGGATCGCTCCGCCTTCGTAAATCACGATGGTTCGCCAGTCACGGGCAAGGGGCGCCATGGTTGCGTAAATCCAACGAGCCGCACGCCGAAACGCTTTCTCGGATTCGGCGCATTGAGCGCGCAGACGATCGCTTTCCGCTTCGAGCTTTTCCCAGATCCGGACGGGATCGAAGGCTGCCGCGATGACGAAATCGCGCTCGCTCGGGCGGCCCTCCTCGGTGTACGGCTCGGTTGGGAGAGCGTGTGGCATGCAGGCTTTCCGTTTCTTCGCGGACGCACGTCGCGAGGCGGCGATTTTGGTCATTCGGAGCCCTCCTTTGAATTTCGGGTGTTCGGTGCATTGTAGGGCGGACCGTCCGTATGGCTCGGGGCCGCAACACCTTTCGACGGAGCGCTTTTGAACGGGCGTTGCGTGCTACTATGAAACGCACGAAAACCGTGAATGCCGTAACTTCCTTGGTAGGCCGAGAAACCGCGAACGAGGCCGGATACTGTATTCACGGGGCGCCCGTTTCAGACTCGGATCCCTCGGAGAGAACAGTCTGAACGGGCGTTTTCGTATTTGCACAATCTGGAGCAACCCTGACCCGAACGAATGTCGCCGTCTCGCGATGCCCCGACTTCCTGAGGCAGCGACCCGTCGCAGCTCGCCTCTCCTCTTCGCCCTCCTCTGTAATCGGCTTTATCAGGCAAAAGAAATCCCGCTCGTAGTGTGAGCGGGATCGAAGGGTTTCGCGAGCGGTCGGGACTTTGAGGTTCTTCGGATGCCGTTTGGCCTCCTTCCCCTCATTCCCTTCTTTTCGGAAGTCCCCCGGGCGCCCTTGATCGCCCGGGGGCTTCCCCGCTTCGCGGATGCTTGCGAATTCGACGGGATTTGTCTTAACGCACGTTACGAAGCGGCAAGCGCTTCCGCGTGCAGATCCTGAAGGTCGTAGACGTCCCCCTTGCGACCCGCGCGGATGCCTTCGGCAGCGGCAAGGCCGCCCGCCATCGTCGTGTAGTACGTCACCTGTTCCGCAAGGCACGTACGGCGGATGGCGGCCGCGTCGTCGAGTTCGCTTTCGTGTTCCGCGACCGACATCACGACGAGGCTGATCTCGTGGTTCTTGATGAGGTCGATCACGTTCGGGCGCCCTTCGTGCACGCGACTCACACTGCGGCAGGGAATGCCCGCCGAGAGAATAACTTTCGCCGTACCTTCGGTGGCGATGAGTTCAAAGCCTGCGTGCGCGAGCTCGTGCGCGCAGACGATGGCTTTGGCCTTGTCGGAATTGCGTACCGAGATGAAACACGTGCCGCTCTCGGGGAGGCTCGAAGCCGCCGCGACCTGGCTCTTCCTGAGCGCTTCCGCAAAGGTGCGCCCCACCCCCATCACTTCGCCCGTCGAGCGCATTTCCGGTCCCAAGACGGGGTCTACGCCCAGGAACTTCGCAAACGGGAACACCGCTTCCTTCACGCAGTAGTAGGGAGGCGCCTTTTCGAGCGTTTCGACGTCCAAACCCTGCGCCGCAAGCGTTTCGCCCGCCATCGCCCGCACGGCGATCTTCGCGAGGGGGCGCCCCGTCGCCTTCGAGACGAAGGGAACCGTACGCGAGGCACGCGGATTCACTTCGAGGACGTAGATGTCGGGGTTCGCCGAGTGCGGGTTCTGGATCGCGAACTGCACGTTCATGAGACCCACGACCCCGAGGGCCTTCGCCATGGCGCGCGTCTGACGGCGGATTTCCGTGACGACGTCGTCCGAAAGGCTGTAGGGCGGGAGCGAGCACGCGGAGTCGCCCGAATGGACGCCTGCCTGTTCGATGTGTTCCATCACGCCCGCCACCGCCACGGTCTCCCCGTCGCAGACGGCGTCGACGTCGAGTTCGATCGCGTCGTCGAGGAACCGGTCGAGAAGCACGGGGCTCTCCGGGCTCACCTTCACGGCCTTCGACATGTAGAGTTCGAGCCGCTCCGGCGTATGG
It encodes:
- a CDS encoding MATE family efflux transporter, with the translated sequence MNETARRLGRDFTTWGLFRFALPRMGMSLFIMSYMVADGALISHYLGTNALAALNLVWPLSSVLMAFGIMLSAGGASVIARRLGAGDKEGAERALSSIFIAEAVLGAVLGLLGWIFLDQLMVFLEIGPDEAPYAEAYQHVALVTMPALLVNVAAQTFFTTAGFPKVGLAVSIASGVTNVVLDILFMGPMGFGMTGAAWATSISWMVCVACAWYFFRRKNAALRFSFRVPEWQAVKNAATSGVSEMVAYLSHAVTLFLFNSAFQKSLGVDGVAALTVAMYASYVFNAIFYGLSEAVSPVIGYNYGNRNWPRLKRVLNEAFVLLAVFSLSAYALSYFFADDVLAAFVDNSPHVASLVADYFPLYALSLLFTGPNLFAAYLFTAFGDGRRATVVSFSHTFLFVTGAILVFPKFFGEIGLWLSAPGAEAAAFVLSAFMILANRRRYGYDGREAERINVA